tatagaacgatcgaaaaagtgcgggtcgttacatgaactactttactttgcattcaaacattcgtacttttgaactatgacttgtaacgaccattgtggtcacgtacacttattatttgcttctacttagtgaagcatgcttttgaaatgtaaaacatttgatgtcggttatgacatcagatttttatcatgaatgcaacttctttaattacagcatatagtacttaaccttgtaatgatcctgttgttgatgattcgtacacgatggttttgtacggggcatcacaccacACGCCTGAAACAAATTAGAAAATAACCAAAGCAGTCGATATCATAAGAAACAAACACGTTGTCTGAAGATATTCCCGCAACACATACCAACACATACGAGACAAAGATAAACTCGCCAAACTAATTCCAGCTACCCTTCATTTCACAGATACGGTTTCATGATATAGAAAAGATATATACAAAAAAAAAGCATATAAAGATGAAATAATATCATTTATAAGATCGCCATCTTACGCGGTGTTAAACTTTAATGTGTACGTGAGTTGGCAAAATTTAACGCGCATAACATCCGGGTTATAGCTACAACATATTAATACATAATTTATGATGGATGTAGTAAAAATGGTGATGGATATATCAACACTCTTACCCAAAACCTTTTCATTAAAATTTAACATCCAAATTTAACATTCACCATAATACAATTTCAACACGTCACAGTCAATTTTCCTCTTTCAAAATATGCAATTTTGATTCCACGCCACTGTAAAAAAACTTTAACTCGAGACATTAAGTATTTGATTGGGTCACATCTTGTCTCAATATGAACTCTGATGGACATAAAATAGTGACGCAACTTCTGAGTAACAAAGACTAATGTGAGGCAATGCCCTTCCACAACTGAGTACCTTGTCCCCGGACCTATGATCAATCGGCTCAAGTAGTACAGTATACTGGGCATTCTTTCCTATCACAATGTCCTACTGATTCGACTAGCTAGAACGTGGGTAACGGAATGCTTGAATAAGGTAACGTGGGTCTAAGCAAAATTCAATGAAATTACGCACGATATCATTCAATGTATACATACCATTTCAcaaaatcatatttataaatataaatctgCACATGATCACCAATTCTTTATTGGTTTTTCTTATGAATCACGTGAATAATTGTACAAATTTAACGCCCCGTATAACATGATGCATCTCTTTTAGTGCTAACGGTTTTTTATGGCATGGTACGTAGTAATATCTTGAATCATCGATAATACATTGTTATAGGAAGATCCCCCTTCATCCATGGCACTTTTCGCCATTTTCGCAAGCTCGATCACCCTCTTCCTTCTCTGTTTTCCGTCTTCACCATCACTCATTAACCGTTCCACAACCGTCTTCACGTCTTCCTTACTAACCAATACTTTCGTCTTATCTTCAACATCCTCAGGAACCTCCACACCAATCCTAACTCCAACTTTCAATATTTCGACGATAAACGTCTCGTTAAGAAACTGGTCCGCAAAATGTGGCCATGTCCCCATTGGCACGCCTGCACTAACACACTCCAACGTCGAGTTCCATCCACAATGTGTTATGAAACCACCAGTAGCTCGGTGGGACAATATCAACACTTGTGGGGCCCATCCATGTACTATCAACCCTTTGTCTCGCACCCTTTCTTCAAACCCTTGTTCCGAAAACCATTTCTCTAGCTTTTCGTCTTTATTTCGTACGCACCATATGAACGGTCGGTTCATGGACTCGAGCCCCAACCCGACCTCAATCGCTTGTTCACAAGAAACATGAGCTAGACTTCCTAAACATACATAGACCACGGACCCTGTTTCCTGTTCATCGAGCCATTTTAAACACTCGTTCTCGTTAATCGCGCCCTTGTTTCCTCTCTCAGCTATATCCCTAACATTATCTTTATTACATAATGATACAGGACCAATACACCATATTTTTGTCTCTCTAACCTTTTCCAATTCCTTAACATATTCTTGTTCCAACTCATTAAAACTATTAACCACGATCCCATACGAAGCTTTTTCGGCTTCTTGAAAACGTTCACGAAGCGCCTTTTCTTCATCTGAAAGTGTTTtagttgtccccaaaagtttacgtTTAGTGACTTCAAACAAATCAGGCAAACCCAGAAGCACAAACGGTTCAACATCCGATCCGATTTGTTCCAACACATTAGTAGTGGATAGAATGTGTCTGGACAATATATATAAGCACCCGGGTCCATGGAACACAATTCGTGGAATGTTTAGCCTTCGAGCCACGTCTGTAGTCCAAAAAAAAGGAAGGTCCGAAATTATACAAGAAGGATAAGGACTTAAACTTCGTAGTCGAATTTCGGCTGGTTGTTCAAGCAAGTTCATGGCTTTAAAGAACTTTACTTTGGCATCAGATGGTGGAACTTTGTCAAAGATTTCGA
The window above is part of the Rutidosis leptorrhynchoides isolate AG116_Rl617_1_P2 chromosome 1, CSIRO_AGI_Rlap_v1, whole genome shotgun sequence genome. Proteins encoded here:
- the LOC139864995 gene encoding UDP-glycosyltransferase 73E1-like, which encodes MAAAAEPNNLHFVLFPLMAQGHMIPMVDIARILANHGATVTIFTTPLLANQLNCMITRATESNLKIRLLELQLPLAEAGLPEGFEIFDKVPPSDAKVKFFKAMNLLEQPAEIRLRSLSPYPSCIISDLPFFWTTDVARRLNIPRIVFHGPGCLYILSRHILSTTNVLEQIGSDVEPFVLLGLPDLFEVTKRKLLGTTKTLSDEEKALRERFQEAEKASYGIVVNSFNELEQEYVKELEKVRETKIWCIGPVSLCNKDNVRDIAERGNKGAINENECLKWLDEQETGSVVYVCLGSLAHVSCEQAIEVGLGLESMNRPFIWCVRNKDEKLEKWFSEQGFEERVRDKGLIVHGWAPQVLILSHRATGGFITHCGWNSTLECVSAGVPMGTWPHFADQFLNETFIVEILKVGVRIGVEVPEDVEDKTKVLVSKEDVKTVVERLMSDGEDGKQRRKRVIELAKMAKSAMDEGGSSYNNVLSMIQDITTYHAIKNR